A region of the Bryobacteraceae bacterium genome:
AGTTGAGAATAATCCCTGCGGGGCGGCCGCCACAACCTGCCGGCCGGGACTTCATCGGACGATCACGGGACACGCGCCGCCGGTAAACGGGCACCACCGGCATTCCGGCTGCTCACGCGGAGGGAACTCGCCGCGGCGGCATGCCTCGCGCCAATCCGCCAGCGTGGCTTTCGCCGCAGCGAAGGCAGCGGATGACAGCTCCACCGGATGCGCCTCGCCTTCGCGGAGCGCGAAGAGCCAGGCCTCCGCCACGCGCTTCCCGGTGAGAATTTCCAGCGCCAGCGCGTACAGGAGCAACTGCAATTCGTAACCTTCCCGCCGGGCGTCGCTCAGGTACTGGTCTGTCTTGTAATCGACAATAACCGGACCCTCGCCCGAATCGAACCAAAGGTCCACCTGCCCGTGAAGCAATGTGCCATCGATTTCGACGAGAAAATCCATCTCGCGCCGGCACAGCGGCGCCTGCCGCGCGCGGCGGGCGAGATCGCTGCGCTCGAAGACTTCAGCCAGCTGCCGGGCCTCCGCGGACACCTCGCGGCGGACGCCGGCAAGATAGTCGTGGACCTCCGTGCCGAGATCGAGCGCGCCGCCTTCGCCGCCCGGCGCTACGGGCCAGTCCAGCCTGGCGCTGAGCAGATACCGGCGTGGGCAGCGCGCGAAGAGCGCCAGTTGCGTGACGGAAACTCGGGACGGCGCTTCGGGTTCTTCCGCCAGACGGGTGATCTCTACGGGGGGCGCAGCCTGGACCACCGCGGGGGCCGCCGGAATCTGCGGCTCGCCGGCGACGCGGGTGATCCGGGCGAGGCCGTTGTCCACGGCAGCGCCCGGATCCTCCGGGATCTGAAGGCCAAGGCCGTTGAGAACCGTCTTGTGCCAATCCGCTTGCCTGCTCTGCGCCGTGTTGATGAAGGACAGGATCAGGCGCTCCTTGGCGCGGGTGAGTGCGACATAGAGCAGACGGTCGCGCTCGGCGGACTCGCGGATCTTTTGCGCGGCGATGATCGACGCGTACGTGGGGTCACAGACGATCTGACCAGACGGCAGCCTCCACCGGAAGCCGAGTCCTGATGCCGGATCATATTGCACCGGGTCATGCTCTCTGGATTCACCCTTTTGCAGGTCGGCCACCGCCACGATGGGAAATTCCAGACCTTTGGCTTTGTGGATGGTCATCACCTGCACGGCATCGCCGGCCTCGAGCACGGGTGCGTTGGCTTCAGCGGCCGACTCCCGAAGCCGCTCGACCTCATCTACAAGAGCGCCGGGATCCCGTCCGGCGCCCGCTTCGAGCCTGTCGAGCAGGCCGAGGAACTTCGTGCAGTTGGCGGCCCCGAGCGCATCCAGCCGCTTCATATAGCCGCTCTCGTCAGCGAACCGCGCCAGCACGGCCGAGACGGGCATGGACCGGGAAAGCGCGCGGAGCGCCTCCATCCGGGCCCGCTCTTCGGGCAACCACAGGGTGCGGGCGATCCGGCGGCGGAAAATATCCTCGTCCGAAACGCCGAAAAACGGCGAGCGAAGCAGGGCGAAGGCGGCAATTTCATCTTCCGGAAATGCGATGACCCGGAGCAGATTGAGAAGATCAATGACCTCGCCCGATTCGAAAAATGTTTTTCCGCCGGAAATGACATAAGGAATGGAAAATCTCTCAAGCGCATCCTCGATGGCCGCAAAAGAGCCGGAATTCCGGACAAAGATGGCCATGTCAGAAAAGCGCGCTGTCCTGTTTTCGCCCGAAAGAGGCCGGCCATAAAGCTCCCGAAGGCGCGCGGCCAGCCAGAGATGCACGTTTGCCTCATCGCCGCGTGCGCGGTCCGTACAGAGGATCTCGACATACGGACTTTCGCCCTGGGCGAAGGTTGCGCTCGCCTTCAGATCGTGATGACGAATCCCCTTGTTGTCCCAATGAGGCTCGACCAGGATTCTTGAGACCGCTTCCAAAATCTCGCTCCGCGTTCGGTAATTTTCTTCGAGTCTGTCAACAGTAGCCCCAGACTGCCGGACGCTTTGCTCATATTCTTCGAACAGCCCCGGCTCGGCGTGCCGGAAGCCATAAATCGACTGATTGATGTCGCCGACGGCAAAAAAACGGCTGGGCCGGCGGACGAGCGCGAGGATTTTCCACTGAATCGGATTGGTGTCCTGAAGCTCGTCCATCAGGACATGCTCATAGGACTGCTGCACCTGCTGGCGGATCCCCTCGTCTCCCCTGAGCATCTGAAGCGTAATTTCTTCCAGATCGAGAAAATCCACGGCAGCCAGATCTTTGCGCAACGCAGCGTAAAGCTGGTGGAAGCGTTCCAGGATTTCGCAGAGAAGTTCGCGCTGCGGACCGAATTCGCGGGCGGCCCAGGCCTGAAGGTATTGTGCGGCGAGCTGCCTCATGTTGTTAACCGGGGCCTTTACGGCATCGCTGGCGCCGGTCAATTTCACTGTCTTGAGGCGCTCAGGGAGCTGGTCCGCCGGGATCCTGTCAAGATCAGATTGCAGGCTCACGAGTGCATCCAGCCTGGCCCTGGCGGCGTCCGTCTGTCTGGCCGACCTGGCGGCCTGAATTGCAACATCCAGCTCCGCGCGGAACTCCGCAAGCAAATTCTCCGGCTCTGGCAGCGTGGGCGGCTTCAGGGCGTCCTGAAGATTTCCGCTCACGCGGATGGCTTCATAAACGGCCAGAAGCTGTCGCGCCATGTCGTCGGCCGGCCAGGCCGAGGCAAGCCGCAGGAATTCGTCCGGCTTTTCGCGGGCCACGTGGTCGAGCGCAGCCTGCATGGCGGCACGGCGGTGAGCGGCTGCCCCGACATCGTCGAGCACCTCAAAGCGCGGATCGAGGCCGGCGCGGAGGGCGTGCTGCCGGAGCAGCGCGTAACAGAAGCCGTGGATGGTGGAAATCTGCGCCCGCTCGAGCCGCTGGCGCATCGGGGGATCGTGCGAAAAACGTTTTGCCAGGCGCGCGCGGATTTCATTCGCCGCCTTTTCGGTGAAAGTGATGGCGAGGATTTTTTCCGGATCCACACCGCTTTCCACAAGCCAGGCGAAGCGCTCTACAAGCACGCGCGTCTTTCCCGACCCCGGACCGGCGACAACACAGACGTCCTGCCCCGTGCGCTTTACCGCTTGTCGCTGCGCATTATTGAGACCGGAAACCTGTTTTGCGGCGCTGGACATGCTCACCCGGTATTATCCCGGATCGGTCCGCGCGGTTTGGTGATATCAGGTGTGCGGGTCACGTCTGCGCATTGCGGAACATGACGAGCAGCATGACGACGTCCGTCTTTGCCCGGATGGCGTGTTCGAGCTGCGGCGGCATGTAGACGAGCGTGCCTATGCCCGCTCCGCGGACATCACCGCCGAGCGTGAGTTCCGCTTCTCCGCTGGCGAAATAGAGCAGCGCGGGCACGGGCGCCGTGTGCGCCGAGAGTTCCTGCCCGGGCGCGAAACAGAACTGAATGATTTTGGCATGGCCGTCCGCGTGCAACGTGCGGCTCAGGATGCCATTCGGCGGCAGCGGCGCATGCTCGCGCAGGTCGGACAGAAAGAAGTACGTGTCACTCATGGGCGCGTTTCCTTTTCAGAGAATTTCGGCCGAACCCCGTGCGGGCGCCTTCAACGGAAATCGCGCTCGCCGGGCAGAAGGTCAGACAAAGAGGCTCGCTGCGGTCCCGGCAGGAATGACACAGGGCGGCATCGAGTACCATCCGGCGGCCGGTGCGGCGTATGGCGCCGTCCGGGCAAATTGCCGCGCAGGCGCCGCAGCCGGTACATTGGAAGCGGATTCGTAATTTCATCGGCGCCTCCCATGCCCACGCTTCGCGAAGAGACATTCCGCCGGACGCCGCTGTTCAGCACGCTTTCGGAAGTGCTGCGGCAGCAGCTGGCGGCGCTCGCAGTGGAGAAGCGCTTCGACGCCGGCGAGACGATTTTCTACGAAGGCGAGCCGTGCGACGGGCTTTATGTGATCGGAGAGGGCACGGTCAAGATCTGCAAGGCCAGCCCGACCGGCCGCGAGATCATGCTCGCCATGGAGAGCGCCCCATCGAGCGTGGCCGAGGTGCCGCTGTTTGACGAAGGCGCCTATCCGGCCACGGTGCGGACGCTTACGCCGGTGACGGCGTTCCTGCTGCGGAAGGAGGATTTCCGCCGGTTCTGCCTTCAGCACCCCGAAGTTGCGTTGTGTGTGTTTGCGATCCTCGGCCGGCGGCTGCGTCAGCTCGTGTCGCTGATTGAAGCGATCACGTTTGGCAGCATGCGGCAGCGGCTGGCGCGCATCCTGCTGGAATCGTACGAGCTCGGCGAGCTGGAGGAATCTCCGCTGACGCACGAGGAGCTGGCGATGCGGCTCGGCACCGTGCGCGAAGTCGTGAGCCGCAATCTGGCGCGCTTCCAGGCCGAAGGCATGTTGCGCATCGACCGCCGCCGGATCGAGATCACGGACCCTGAGGCCCTGCGGGCGGAGGCCGAAACCGAGTTTTAGCCCACGGTGCATCTGATGGCAGTGTGCGGCCGGCAGGGACGCGAGTCCGTGACCGCAGTCACTGCCTGCACGTTCGTTCCCGCCTAGCCTGAAGACGGGAAGAACGGACCGATGCGCGATTTCAGCCAAGCGCCCTTTCTCGTCATATGGGAGCTGACGCAGGCGTGCGACCTTGCCTGCCGCCACTGCCGCGCCTCGGCGCAGCCGGCCCGGCATCCTCAGGAGCTGACCACGGCGGAAGCGATGGGGGTGCTTGCACAGATCCGTGCGTTCGGAGATCCGCTGCTGGTTTTTACCGGCGGTGATCCGCTCAAGCGGGAAGACCTGTTTGACATTCTCACCGCGAGCGTTCGCTCGGGGCTCCGCACGGCGATCACGCCGAGTGCGACACCGCTGCTGACACGGGACGCCGTGCGCAGGTTTCGCGACATCGGCATCGCCCGCATGGCGGTGAGCGTCGACGGCGCCGACGAAGAACAGCACGACCGATTTCGAGGGGTTGAGGGCAGTTTTCGCATCACGCTGGACGCGCTGCGCGCCGCGCGGGAACTCGGCCTGGAAACCCAGGTGAACACGACGGTGACGCGCCGCAATCTGCCTTCGCTTGAGCGCATCGCTGAAGTCGTAGCAGAGCATGGCGTGAAGTTGTGGAGCGTGTTTTTCCTGGTTCTCACCGGAAGGGCGCTGCTCGAAGATGATCTGGAGGCGGAAGAATACGAACAGGTGTTTGAGCGTCTCTTGCGCATTTCTCTTACGGCGCCATTTGACATCAAGACGACCGAGGCCCAGCATTACCGCCGCTATCTGGCCCAGCAGAAGAAGCTGGCGCAGCTTCCCACCAAGGTCGGCAACGGACCGGCGTTGCGGCAGGCGGGGATCAACGACGGGAAGGGATTTCTGTTCATATCCCACACCGGGGAGATTTACCCGTCCGGATTTCTTGAGATATCGGCAGGAAATGTGAGATCGATTTCTCTTGCGCAGGCCTATCGCGAGTCCCGGCTTTTCCGGCTGCTGCGGGACGGCGACGCGCTTGGCGGCAAGTGCGGCGCCTGCGAATACCGGAACCTCTGCGGCGGATCCAGGGCGCGGGCGTGGGCGTTCACCGGAGATTTTCTTGCGCCGGACCCGAGGTGCTCCTATGTGCCGCCGGGCTTCTCCGCGCCCGCATTTCAGCCGCAACCTGCCGTTGCTCGTCCGCGCTGAGCTGGCGGCGCACCATCGGGATCAGCGTTTCGTCCTCCCGGGCGATGTGCCGGCGGTAGAGTGCAACGAACTGTTCGGCCAGCGCTCGCAGCTCCGGCCAGGCCGGTTCGCCGCGCCGGGCCCGTTCCACGCCTTCGCGAAGTCTGGCGGCCAGCCGGTCCGCTTCCACATGGTCGTGTTCGAGGCCGGCAAGAAAGGTCCACTCGCCCCGCTCCAGGCTTTGGCGCAGGCGCGGAAAGACGCTCTCCTCCTCGTCCTCCGTGTGCAACGCGCCGCTTGTGTCCAGGAATGCCATCGCCGAGGCGAGCGCGGCCAGCGCCTCTTCAGGTCTGTCGGCCGGCGCCGCGGCCGCGCGCTCGATGGCATCGATGCGTTGCTCGATGCGGCGGTGGCATGCATACAGAAAATCCGCCGGCTGGTCAGGCGATGCCGGCGCTGTTCTGGCGTGAAACAGGTTTTCTGGCGGGATCATATCTCCAGAGTGGACGCGCGAAAAGCGGGAATCGGTGACTCAGGTCACCGCAGCCGGTAGGGTTCCAGCCGCATGCTCTCGGCGAAGACGTCCTGAAAAGTCGGATCCGCGGCGAGTTCCACATGTTCGGTCATAGCGAGGATCCGGCGGATGCGCTGCTGGCGGGACGAGGGCTCCAGCAGCAGCATGCGCGCGCCGCGCAGCGCTGCGTTGCCGGCGGGTTCCACCTCGACGTCTTCCGGCAGCAGCCCGATGCGCTTCGCGCTGCCGGGATGAAGGTAGTTGCCGAATGCTCCGGCCAGCCGCAGCCGGACCGCGTTGCGGGCCAGCAATTTCATTCCCGCGGCCATCGCGCCTTTGGCGAGTTGGAGCTGGCGGATGTCCGACTGCGTGATTTCGATGCCCGGAGCCAGCGGCAGCGGGTTTTCCTTTAGACGTCCGTCGGGCAGGAGCAGCCCGGCGTCGAGTGCACGGGCCGCGGCGTCCACCAGCCCACTGCCACAGATGCCGCGTGGCTCGGTGTCCCCGATCACGTGGGGAGCCAGGCGGCCGTTTTCCAGGCGGACGGCATCGATGGCGCCTTCGCAGGCGCGCATGCCATGACGGATGCGGCCGCCCTCAAAGGCCGGGCCGGCGGCCGTGGATGCGCACCGCAGGGAGCGGCTCCACGCCACGACAATCTCACCATTGGTCCCGATGTCGAACAGCGCCTGCTGGTTCGCCGCGCGATCCAGGCGGGTGGCCACAACGCCCGCCAGCAGGTCGCTTCCCACGAATCCGCCCAGGCACGGCAGGAAGGTGGTCGGCGCGCGCCAGGGCATCTCGTCGGGTCCAAAAGACTGCTCGCCCGTATTGGGTGAAAGGAACGGAACGCCGGCCAGCGGCGCTACATCCAGGCCGCAGAACAGGTGGTGCATGGCTGTATTTCCGACGAGCAGGACTTCCGAAATTCGCCGGCCTGCGGCCAGGCGCCGCAACATCGCGCCGAGCTGATCGCGGATGAGCTGCCGGAGCTCGCCGGGGTGGCGCAGCTCATGCTGGATGCGGCTCATGACATCCGCGCCGAAGCGCGCCTGCGCGTTCAGCGCTGTTTCAATACCTTCGATTTCGCCTGTTTCCAGATGGACAAGCTGCGCCACCAGCGTGGTCGTGCCCAGATCGACGGCGACGCCCCACCCGCGGCGCGGCTCCACGGCCGTGCCGGCTTCATCCGAGAGGACGCGAATCGACCATTGCTCGACCTCCACCGTCACCGGGCCCGATGTTTCAGCCATGCAGGCCAGCCGCCACCCATCAGCGAGCTCGCGCGCGCTGAGTAGTTGGCGCATCGGCTCCGTGACGGGGATCTTGCCGTCGAGCACGCGCACGCGGCAGCCGCCGCAGATGCCCTCTCCGCCGCAGGGAAACTCCAGGCCGGCCTCGCGCAACTGTTCGGCCAGGCGCCTGCCGGGCAGGGGGCGCAACGTGAGTTTCACAGCCGGCTGCGCGCGAAGCGCGTCATCGCATCCATGTTCTCATGCGGCGTGCCGCGAGGCACTTCGCACCCTGGTCCAACGATCCACGACGGTGCGGCGGCCTGGTAACAGGCATCCAGCGCGGCCTCGATCCCTTCCGGCGTTGCATCGCGCAACACGCGGACCGGATCGATGTTGCCGAGCAGCACCTGCGGTTCGGGCATGGCGGCCCGGGCCTCGGCCATCGGCGTCAGAAAATCAAGATCGACAATTTCCGCACCGGTTTCGCCCATTCCACGGGCGATTTTGCGCGTATTGCCACAAATGTGAAGCCTGACCGGCGCGCCCGCCTCGTGGATGGCGGCCACCAGTTTCTTTTCGTACGGCAGCACAAATCGCTCATACAGCCGCGGGCCCACGAGCGAGGCCGCCGCGTCGCCGATGCCGATCATGGCGGCGCCGGCTTCGATCTGCGCGCGGGCAAAGGCGGATTCGGCCCGCACGCAGTAGTCAAACAGCGCCTCGACGAAGGGCGCATCGTCGATGAAATCCAGCATCAGCGTGTTGAGTCCGCGCAGATCCGCCCCCAGCGCGCATGGGCCTTCCACCCAGCCTTCCACCAGCAGTTCGTTGCCGGCCTCGCGCGCGAGCAGCGCCACGCCGTCCACCCGGTCCTTCATCCGGCTGCCGGGCGCGAGCGGGTCCGGCAAGGGCAGCCGGGCCAGCCGGCTTTTCTCCTGAAGCAGGGCGCAGCTTTCGACGATGGCCGGTGGCTGGTCTTCGAACCACTCGATGGTCCCGCCGAGATCGGCGGTCTCGCGGGCCGGATCAGAAATCACGCTCACATGGTCGAAGCCGAAGCGTCGGGCGGCAGCAAGCTGCGCCTGGACGAGCACGCGGTGGTCGCGGGCGTAGTCGCCGTACCGAACCCGGGCGAAGTCCGCCGCAAACATCATCGTGATCGGCATCAGGGGCAGGTGGTCGATTGGCTCATGCCGGATCCGGCCCAGGAGCCTTTCCTTTCCCGTCATTGGTGACACCTCCGGCGCAATGCGCGCTCCTCAACCCACGATTTCCCGGACGGTCTCCACGGAAACCACGCGGTCGTCATATGTGGCCCGGATCCGCTCGCCCGGCTGGACGAGCAGGAATTCCCCGCCGCCCCAGTCGCCGTTGACGAGGCGGCGGAACAACTCCAGGCTGCCGCGGATTTTCTGAAATTCCCAGCCATTTTCGGCCGCTTCCCAGCGGGATTCTTCTTCAAAACGGCGGTCGGATTCAAGGCCGGTTTCGATGTAGACGAGCCGCTGGTAATTCTGGCGGTAGCAGGTCAATTCCTCATATAAATAGCGGCCGTTTTCTTCGCCATATTTTGCGACAAGCTCCTCCAGTGTGGCGTCAAGGCCGGCGGTTGCGTGGGTCAGTTGGCGGAGCCCCTTGCCGCGTTCAAGCCAGCCGGTGGAGCGGTAGAGCGTTCCCGGGTGCTCCTCAAAGAACTGCTGGTAGCGCTGGCGCCCGCCCATGAGCAGCGCGATGCAATCATGCGCGCGCGGCAGCACGAGCATCGTGTGGCGCGCCTCGATGCCGTCGAGTCCGTTGCCGCACAGTCCATAGCCGAGCAGAATGGCGTCATAGGCGCCGCGGGGCACGGCGTCGATCCTTTCCTGGACGAGCGCGGACATCCTCTTGCCGCCGAGGTCGTGCCATCCCTTGGGGAGAAACGCGGCGTCGACAAGGTGCGGCGACCGCGCCACCGCGTCGCACATCTCACGGTAAAGGACCTCGCAACTGATCAGGCGCAGTTTCACAAAGCCTCCCGGGCGGCCGCCAGAGCGCGAACGAAATCGGGCGTCGTGCCGCAGCAACCGCCGACAAATGCGGCGCCGGCTTCGACCAGTGGAGCCAGGTGCGCGGCGAACTGTTCAGGCGATCCGAGATAAACTGCGCGACCGTCGCGCCACGCAGGCAGGCCGGCGTTGGGCTTGATCCAGACGGGCAGCCCGCTGGCCGCCTTCAGCCGTGCGCAGAGCGGCACGAAGCGCTCGATGCCTGCGCCGCAGTTGGCTCCGACCGCATCCACGCCAACGGCGCGCATCTCTGCCGCGGCCATCTCCGGCGTCACGCCCATCATCGTGCGGTCGCGGTTCCGGCCCGTGTCAAACGCGAACGACACGATGACGGGCAGCCCGGTGGCGAGTGCCGCCCGCGCTGCGATTCGCGCCTCCCCCAGATCGCTCATCGTCTCCACGAGCAGGGCATCCGGGCCCGCCTGGGCCAGCGATTCGGCCTGTTCGGTGAAGGCGCGATCCAGATCTTCCGCGCTGACTTCGCCGTTGATCAACATCTTGCCGGAGGGGCCGATGGAGGCAAACACGAGTGCGCGGCCGGCGGCGGCGCGGCGGCTGATCTCGACACCTGCCCGATTGATCCCGCCAACCTCTCCGGCCAGCCCGGCCTCAGCCAGTGCGATGCGGTTCGCGCGGAACGTGTTCGTGAGGATGACTTCGCTGCCGGCCTCCACATATTCGCGCGCCACCTGGAGGACCAGCTCGGGACGCGCCAGGTTCCATGCGTCCGGCAGCGCGCCCGGCTCGAGGCCAAGCGCCTGAAGGCGCGTGCCCCAGGCGCCGTCGGTGATCACCACCCCGCGGCCCGTCCATGGATCCAGTGGCGGCATGGCGGCTATTGCCGGGCGGCCTGAACGAACTGCCGGGCCAGGGCCACCGCGGCGGTGGCATTTTCGCCGTAGCCGTCGGCGCCGATTTCGCGGGCGAACTGCGGAGTGACCGGCGCGCCGCCGACCATCACCTTGACGCTCTCCCGCAGCCCGGCTTTTTCGAAAGCCTCGATGGTGCGCCGCATCGACGGCATCGTCACCGTGAGCAGGGCGGAAAGCGCAACAATTGAGGCCCGCTTTTCCTGGACCGCTTCAACGAACCTTTCGGGAGCAACATCAGCGCCCAGGTCGATCACCTCGAAGCCGCCGCCTTCGAGCATCGACGCAACCAGATTCTT
Encoded here:
- a CDS encoding double-strand break repair helicase AddA; this encodes MSSAAKQVSGLNNAQRQAVKRTGQDVCVVAGPGSGKTRVLVERFAWLVESGVDPEKILAITFTEKAANEIRARLAKRFSHDPPMRQRLERAQISTIHGFCYALLRQHALRAGLDPRFEVLDDVGAAAHRRAAMQAALDHVAREKPDEFLRLASAWPADDMARQLLAVYEAIRVSGNLQDALKPPTLPEPENLLAEFRAELDVAIQAARSARQTDAARARLDALVSLQSDLDRIPADQLPERLKTVKLTGASDAVKAPVNNMRQLAAQYLQAWAAREFGPQRELLCEILERFHQLYAALRKDLAAVDFLDLEEITLQMLRGDEGIRQQVQQSYEHVLMDELQDTNPIQWKILALVRRPSRFFAVGDINQSIYGFRHAEPGLFEEYEQSVRQSGATVDRLEENYRTRSEILEAVSRILVEPHWDNKGIRHHDLKASATFAQGESPYVEILCTDRARGDEANVHLWLAARLRELYGRPLSGENRTARFSDMAIFVRNSGSFAAIEDALERFSIPYVISGGKTFFESGEVIDLLNLLRVIAFPEDEIAAFALLRSPFFGVSDEDIFRRRIARTLWLPEERARMEALRALSRSMPVSAVLARFADESGYMKRLDALGAANCTKFLGLLDRLEAGAGRDPGALVDEVERLRESAAEANAPVLEAGDAVQVMTIHKAKGLEFPIVAVADLQKGESREHDPVQYDPASGLGFRWRLPSGQIVCDPTYASIIAAQKIRESAERDRLLYVALTRAKERLILSFINTAQSRQADWHKTVLNGLGLQIPEDPGAAVDNGLARITRVAGEPQIPAAPAVVQAAPPVEITRLAEEPEAPSRVSVTQLALFARCPRRYLLSARLDWPVAPGGEGGALDLGTEVHDYLAGVRREVSAEARQLAEVFERSDLARRARQAPLCRREMDFLVEIDGTLLHGQVDLWFDSGEGPVIVDYKTDQYLSDARREGYELQLLLYALALEILTGKRVAEAWLFALREGEAHPVELSSAAFAAAKATLADWREACRRGEFPPREQPECRWCPFTGGACPVIVR
- a CDS encoding cupin → MSDTYFFLSDLREHAPLPPNGILSRTLHADGHAKIIQFCFAPGQELSAHTAPVPALLYFASGEAELTLGGDVRGAGIGTLVYMPPQLEHAIRAKTDVVMLLVMFRNAQT
- a CDS encoding Crp/Fnr family transcriptional regulator, which encodes MPTLREETFRRTPLFSTLSEVLRQQLAALAVEKRFDAGETIFYEGEPCDGLYVIGEGTVKICKASPTGREIMLAMESAPSSVAEVPLFDEGAYPATVRTLTPVTAFLLRKEDFRRFCLQHPEVALCVFAILGRRLRQLVSLIEAITFGSMRQRLARILLESYELGELEESPLTHEELAMRLGTVREVVSRNLARFQAEGMLRIDRRRIEITDPEALRAEAETEF
- a CDS encoding radical SAM protein, whose product is MRDFSQAPFLVIWELTQACDLACRHCRASAQPARHPQELTTAEAMGVLAQIRAFGDPLLVFTGGDPLKREDLFDILTASVRSGLRTAITPSATPLLTRDAVRRFRDIGIARMAVSVDGADEEQHDRFRGVEGSFRITLDALRAARELGLETQVNTTVTRRNLPSLERIAEVVAEHGVKLWSVFFLVLTGRALLEDDLEAEEYEQVFERLLRISLTAPFDIKTTEAQHYRRYLAQQKKLAQLPTKVGNGPALRQAGINDGKGFLFISHTGEIYPSGFLEISAGNVRSISLAQAYRESRLFRLLRDGDALGGKCGACEYRNLCGGSRARAWAFTGDFLAPDPRCSYVPPGFSAPAFQPQPAVARPR
- a CDS encoding methylcobamide:CoM methyltransferase, which translates into the protein MTGKERLLGRIRHEPIDHLPLMPITMMFAADFARVRYGDYARDHRVLVQAQLAAARRFGFDHVSVISDPARETADLGGTIEWFEDQPPAIVESCALLQEKSRLARLPLPDPLAPGSRMKDRVDGVALLAREAGNELLVEGWVEGPCALGADLRGLNTLMLDFIDDAPFVEALFDYCVRAESAFARAQIEAGAAMIGIGDAAASLVGPRLYERFVLPYEKKLVAAIHEAGAPVRLHICGNTRKIARGMGETGAEIVDLDFLTPMAEARAAMPEPQVLLGNIDPVRVLRDATPEGIEAALDACYQAAAPSWIVGPGCEVPRGTPHENMDAMTRFARSRL
- a CDS encoding homocysteine S-methyltransferase — translated: MPPLDPWTGRGVVITDGAWGTRLQALGLEPGALPDAWNLARPELVLQVAREYVEAGSEVILTNTFRANRIALAEAGLAGEVGGINRAGVEISRRAAAGRALVFASIGPSGKMLINGEVSAEDLDRAFTEQAESLAQAGPDALLVETMSDLGEARIAARAALATGLPVIVSFAFDTGRNRDRTMMGVTPEMAAAEMRAVGVDAVGANCGAGIERFVPLCARLKAASGLPVWIKPNAGLPAWRDGRAVYLGSPEQFAAHLAPLVEAGAAFVGGCCGTTPDFVRALAAAREAL